From Variimorphobacter saccharofermentans, one genomic window encodes:
- the tnpA gene encoding IS66 family insertion sequence element accessory protein TnpA: MDQITHTMRYSRWKDIILQCQNRPAGMSIKQWMDENQISEKSYYYWQRKFRKETFDQMNCSLILPSVQETSKVSFAEIRIPEPKKSVSDIIPETIKPTAVIKRQQ; the protein is encoded by the coding sequence ATGGATCAAATAACTCACACTATGCGCTACTCCAGGTGGAAGGATATCATCCTGCAATGCCAAAATAGACCGGCCGGGATGAGTATAAAACAATGGATGGATGAGAATCAAATTAGTGAAAAATCGTATTACTATTGGCAACGCAAATTCCGAAAGGAAACTTTCGATCAAATGAATTGTTCTTTGATTTTGCCTTCTGTACAGGAAACATCAAAAGTCTCATTTGCCGAGATTCGCATTCCGGAACCGAAAAAATCAGTTTCTGATATCATTCCTGAAACAATCAAACCAACTGCCGTGATAAAACGGCAACAATGA
- the tnpB gene encoding IS66 family insertion sequence element accessory protein TnpB (TnpB, as the term is used for proteins encoded by IS66 family insertion elements, is considered an accessory protein, since TnpC, encoded by a neighboring gene, is a DDE family transposase.), with amino-acid sequence MLEDAAGIRRVVLACGTVDLRKSIDGLSMIIGGKYNQNPFEKGTLFLFCGRRSDRMKGLLWMGNGFLLLYKRFEDGTLSWPRTTEEAAELTEDQFNYLMLGLNPLDPKIKDVTPTKIY; translated from the coding sequence GTGCTTGAGGATGCTGCTGGAATACGTCGTGTAGTACTTGCCTGTGGAACTGTAGATCTGAGAAAAAGCATCGACGGACTCTCGATGATTATCGGCGGTAAATATAATCAAAACCCATTTGAAAAGGGAACCTTGTTCCTCTTTTGTGGCAGAAGATCCGATCGTATGAAAGGATTGCTCTGGATGGGAAATGGATTCTTACTTTTATACAAAAGATTTGAAGATGGTACCCTATCCTGGCCTCGTACAACGGAAGAAGCCGCTGAACTTACAGAAGACCAGTTTAATTATCTGATGCTTGGTTTGAATCCGTTAGATCCAAAGATAAAGGATGTAACCCCAACAAAAATCTACTAA
- a CDS encoding IS66 family transposase has product MCKKFSPDELNTMDTESKDDIIYQMQDRLDKLEQDYENLMEQVRLANQQRFGRQSEKLEAIAGQISFFNEAEACCDESAPEPTIEEAIIDAEKKPRKSKLKGQREEDLKDFPQEVIPHDVAEEKLLDTFGKGNWRNMPDEIFWQLRFEPAKWIAEKHIIKVYVGTDGMHQDEFLRGDHPNTLFRGSIATPSLEAAIINAKYVNGNPLDRIARDFQTNGLNLSKQTMSNWTVAAAEKYFVPVYELMKTTSLKARVNQCDETTVEGKRQIIRLTINLTPPFISGVVSCIRPEDSLTMASSNPDL; this is encoded by the coding sequence ATGTGTAAAAAATTCTCTCCAGATGAACTGAATACAATGGATACCGAATCTAAGGACGATATCATCTACCAGATGCAGGATCGTCTGGACAAGCTTGAGCAGGATTATGAGAACCTTATGGAACAGGTCCGTCTTGCAAATCAGCAGCGCTTCGGTCGTCAATCCGAGAAACTAGAAGCAATCGCAGGCCAGATATCCTTCTTTAATGAAGCTGAGGCTTGCTGCGATGAAAGTGCACCGGAGCCAACGATTGAAGAGGCCATTATTGATGCTGAAAAGAAACCTCGTAAAAGCAAGCTAAAAGGGCAACGTGAAGAAGATTTAAAGGACTTCCCACAGGAGGTAATCCCTCATGATGTAGCAGAGGAAAAACTCCTCGATACCTTTGGTAAAGGTAACTGGAGAAACATGCCGGATGAAATATTCTGGCAATTACGTTTTGAACCTGCCAAATGGATTGCTGAAAAGCATATAATCAAGGTATATGTCGGAACAGATGGGATGCATCAGGATGAGTTTCTTCGCGGAGATCATCCGAATACTTTGTTCCGGGGAAGTATTGCAACGCCTTCATTAGAGGCAGCAATCATCAACGCCAAGTATGTAAATGGCAATCCGTTGGATCGGATTGCGCGTGATTTCCAGACAAACGGATTGAATCTGTCAAAACAGACAATGTCCAACTGGACGGTTGCCGCTGCTGAAAAATATTTTGTACCAGTTTATGAACTAATGAAAACAACTTCTTTAAAGGCACGTGTGAATCAGTGTGATGAGACTACTGTTGAAGGTAAGCGTCAAATCATACGCCTGACGATAAATTTAACGCCACCTTTTATCAGTGGCGTGGTTTCCTGCATTCGTCCGGAAGACTCTCTGACCATGGCATCAAGTAATCCAGATCTGTAG